The proteins below come from a single Perca flavescens isolate YP-PL-M2 chromosome 8, PFLA_1.0, whole genome shotgun sequence genomic window:
- the ankrd26 gene encoding ankyrin repeat domain-containing protein 26 has product MKKIFSFTKKKKQPSGTPDNGSVLSVGYELKEKDLGKVHKAASVGDLAKLKQLAKKNDINQLDKENRTALHIACAIGHVEVVQFLIESKAKLNLCDNQNRSALMKAVQCQHERCVSILVENHAEPNLVDINGNTALHLAANIPSISTTVLLLEHGADINAQNKEGFTPLTVSVREDHIEMAEFLLKEGASVNFMDQSQRSPLMIAAGNGQISMLRLLLRFDADITLKDTKGWSADDYAVMNGHHPCSLLIIEHSTQRNDGPSLSHQGSSKKKTKPLMGSPSQVVEAGFSLGGPATDKDDFEDNSQSESLSRVSKSAADEWASSEDDNESVLIEKKPQKVNLRKMIASKRREASALSDRSLSGTESEPESENRVQTISSLPKALPSSKAPQRPVDPSPASFLPKTPQMTSTPLPSYGKKEDSTEDEDDDNDQEEERDEEEKEEDDVSDENDQPEESGESLDATSPVPEAEVSKDKKRDFLSELGLEKGEEEQDSWDSEPYSENLNMPHKEKQRLHTQDQEEMSTVEEEIKENLFYIPSFLRGEGGNRMAVVEPRRSVGRPTGSQGQVRNDNNGDNNGGEHADEDDTIQKETEKAKWEPLRVLRKLEGDNEQKTDLMEELGLGDVDDLEDASDWDSASTTSKRTLPSRRMPSPGLEEFPECSSPSVKEQDEVIAPSAPMTPQGSINSNKTLPSTPPQPQPRARKMVLQKSESEEESDWEPDNVASSCNTAKIDNRLQNIAELQAVVTPGSPELSPMARDSKSNLESEKQQQKRIDEAVDTCQLDLNPCPSGHVGSDGGEKDNDFEDERSPAERDKVGNVPWENRYEKLWVEVEKREVKSTFKNVAGELKEKFGELLKPRRSTEEELQATAEYTSAEEESSDEDEEGEVIVRPMARARSTVLLTIPEQRESGLEDSVTESADNSLCENMMQVCEPLASESVMCPEPDLLTDDVLEESLSPQLATAQRDSCLSPVITTFTANHTVPTLDVDQSTVLKDAAKLGPFHKPHLDLIWKDNGANGDEAEKNNASSDEDPEELTKFSRRSASIQGVSDEELEEDMERFKLEVGRETTRIAMLVHKFSTSWDTGGTALEEVGPEKPETRARAICQEQQPVATKSTNGTPVQLHLPLQQTYNSNRQEGQAVEETLQLELVRGAQGSRAPQTNTHVNGDPLSVFDDSTLSEVSDDEGRFPTSGKQKTENPEVEMAEDFDELTQSSDTATDDIDSPTSGYRHASLLIQKLDSATLDSRSMVKLQNIFHEYERSIQKARSRHGYLADKVSHLEMERAELKSSLEEVKDVKSALERNQLELQTEVTNLKFQLKQEQENRRNATMMYNTTRDKLRRMEEQHQLEVQERQKVELTLRNLELEMRTLVNNIKQLEEDHSESQRLLAQERSARTLQENLLNSHLRKQQEIEDENKRNMSKSNEALSQLTEASDRERELLQQTATFQEQLTSLRTDLERSQANSSLKESHLLEENEALKEQLEDARRDLKLNSEALTQTVFNCNNQVTTLKSELALTTTRLENERQTREALDAEVESTRTRLAGAMKEAELCRAANTDTERALLREKDEHQRLKDRFAGEAANQREAVSTLSQKLAKAETRANSMENEVHRATLQLTEKGLLLEVLQREKDQAALRVKELEAALQAERELVSRAGARQEAAQERLAQTQSECMLLRQQLEEAQNKGVAKERAVTDAQERFSDILSKLHSDSEERVQLVEERNKELASKAADLRDQIYKLEEEKSERETSVRQLQQELADSLKKLSMSEASLEVNTRYRNDLEEEKARLFKDLDRLKGKLEESEDQYVQAERRINSLKSCLDEKEKQLATAAQKQQEVLSALAVSDTTIKQLEEAVQRLEIENARLEAAAKQQSNKIDALQKGAQEFAMLSDRSPGGGVGIVDVRGHLEDLVTNLQSSKMTLEDQLSREVQKQSMLSHTAHDSQALWEEELKSRSKLGLRLAELEKEKGDLSTQMEMEKKKAKKIAEQKKAVDTRLDQEMKRNTELQKEMYRLRTVLKTAKKKLRDQDTGGAEFGSPMSSLRVDQGRHSQAEGALGRLKEKVDDLQMQLEKEGSRRSQLEKVNGDLKDQLASLKSLSRSNEHLERGKRQLEEEVLDLRHRMEAAQMEQSQVEQYRRDAEERARQEIQQKLEQVNIFLQSQAASQEALDQIKATNETNLRSQLEQKIRELEGELGRVRTTHHDSLNQRESTRTELERYRQLYTEELRGRKSLAAKLERANSRLAEANSKLLNERSRSLITSSIANGSLGGPSLDLGSLGSPAHYGATLGPLNRSLGLGLSLLSPVTEGQNSRVEDYLAKMQSELDRNISKELNNATAELDSASARMSPVGSASRVELDPVSRATQQYLEVLKKNNMI; this is encoded by the exons ATGAAGAAGATATTCAGCTTTACTAAGAAAAAGAAACAGCCGTCGGGTACTCCTGACAATGGGAGTGTGCTTTCTGTTGGCTATGAACTGAAAGAAAAGGACCTCGGGAAGGTTCACAAGGCTGCCTCAGTGGGAGATTTGGCAAAGTTGAAGCAGCTTGCTAAAAAGAATGATATCAATCAACTTGACAAGGAGAACAG AACTGCACTTCATATTGCCTGCGCCATTGGACATGTTGAGGTGGTGCAATTCCTCATTGAGAGCAAAGCCAAGCTTAACCTATGTGACAATCAAAATAGATCCGCCTTAATGAAG GCAGTGCAATGCCAGCATGAGCGCTGTGTGAGCATACTGGTGGAGAATCATGCCGAGCCTAACCTGGTGGATATCAATGGTAATACAGCCCTACATTTAGCAGCAAATATCCCATCCATTTCCACTACTGTCCTGTTGCTGGAGCATGGGGCTGACATCAATGCTCAAAATAAG GAGGGATTCACACCCTTGACTGTGTCAGTCCGTGAGGACCATATCGAGATGGCAGAGTTTCTCCTAAAGGAGGGTGCTAGTGTGAATTTTATGGACCAAAGCCAAAG GTCCCCATTAATGATAGCTGCTGGGAATGGACAAATCAGTATGTTGCGGCTGCTCTTGCGGTTTGACGCAGATATCACACTAAAGGATACCAAAGGATGGTCAGCTGATGACTATGCAGTGATGAATGGGCATCATCC TTGTTCTCTCCTCATCATTGAGCACAGTACCCAGAGGAATGATGGGCCCTCCCTATCACATCAAGGTTCGAGCAAAAAGAAGACAAAGCCGCTGATGGGCAGTCCTTCCCAAGTTGTTGAAGCCGGCTTCTCTTTGGGAGGACCAGCCACTGACAAAGATG ATTTTGAAGACAATTCTCAGTCGGAGTCACTAAGTCG GGTTTCAAAAAGTGCTGCAGATGAATGGGCTTCATCAGAAGATGATAATGAATCGGTTTTAATCGAAAAG AAACCACAGAAGGTAAACCTAAGGAAAATGATTGCATCTAAAAGGAGAGAAG CTTCTGCACTGTCTGACAGATCCTTGAGCGGTACAGAATCTGAGCCAGAGAGTGAGAATAGAGTCCAGACAATTTCATCCCTCCCAAAGGCTTTACCATCCAGCAAAGCTCCACAGCGCCCAGTAGATCCCTCTCCCGCTTCCTTCCTTCCCAAAACACCCCAGATGACTTCTACCCCTCTTCCAAGCTACGGAAAG AAAGAAGATTCCACtgaggatgaggatgatgataatgaccaagaggaggagagagacgaggaggagaaagaagaagacGACGTCTCCGATGAAAATGATCAACCTGAAGAGAGTGGAGAGTCCCTTGACGCCACTTCACCTGTTCCTGAGGCAGAAGTCTCTAAAGATAAGAAAAGAG ATTTCCTGTCCGAGCTGGGTCTAGAGaagggagaggaagagcaggatTCTTGGGACTCTGAG CCCTACTCTGAAAACCTCAATATGCCACATAAAGAGAAACAAAGGTTGCATACTCAGGATCAAGAAGAGATGTCCACTGTTGAAGAAGAGATTAAAGAAA ACTTGTTTTATATCCCCTCTTTTTTAAGAGGGGAAGGAGGCAATAGGATGGCAGTCGTAGAGCCTCGGAGGAGCGTAGGCAGGCCAACAGGCAGCCAGGGACAGG TTAGAAACGACAATAATGGTGATAATAATGGAGGCGAACATGCTGATGAAGATGATACTATACAGAAAGAG ACTGAGAAGGCAAAATGGGAACCACTTCGTGTTTTGAGAAAACTTGAAGGAGATAACGAACAAAAGACCG ACTTAATGGAAGAGCTTGGTCTGGGTGATGTTGATGATCTTGAAG ATGCATCAGACTGGGACTCAGCCAGCACTACCAGTAAGAGAACCCTGCCCAGCCGCAGAATGCCCTCCCCTGGACTTGAGGAGTTCCCAGAATGCTCCTCTCCATCTGTCAAAGAGCAGGATGAAGTCATTGCTCCATCAGCCCCCATGACACCTCAGGGGAGCATCAACTCCAACAAGACACTGCCCAGCACACCCCCTCAACCACAGCCTCGAGCAAGGAAGATGGTGCTTCAGAAATCAGAGAGTGAAGAAG AATCTGATTGGGAACCAGACAATGTCGCGTCCTCTTGCAATACAGCCAAGATTGACAATCGTCTGCAAAACATAGCTGAGCTTCAGGCAGTGGTTACACCAG GTTCCCCTGAGCTCTCACCGATGGCAAGAGATAGTAAAAGTAATCTAGAGTCTGAAAAGCAGCAACAAAAG AGGATAGATGAGGCAGTAGATACATGCCAGTTAGATCTGAACCCATGTCCATCTGGCCATGTGGGCTCTGACGGTGGAGAAAAGGATAATGACTTTGAAGATGAGCGCAGTCCTGCAGAAAGAGATAAAGTGGGTAATGTCCCGTGGGAGAATCGTTATGAGAAGCTCTGGGTAGAGGTGGAGAAAAGGGAGGTCAAATCCACCTTCAAGAATGTTGCTGGTGAACTAAAAGAGAAGTTTGGAGAACTGCTCAAACCAAGACGTTCTACAGAAGAAGAATTACAGGCCACGGCTGAATACACTTCTGCAGAAGAAGAGTCaagtgatgaagatgaagaaggGGAAGTCATTGTGCGCCCCATGGCCAGAGCGAGGAGTACCGTCCTTCTCACTATACCTGAGCAGAGGGAGTCTGGACTAGAAGACTCTGTGACGGAGTCAGCCGACAACTCCTTATGCGAGAACATGATGCAGGTCTGCGAGCCCCTGGCTAGTGAGAGCGTCATGTGTCCAGAGCCAGATCTACTCACTGATGATGTTCTGGAGGAGTCTCTCTCACCTCAACTCGCCACAGCACAAAGAGACAGCTGCTTATCTCCTGTTATCACAACTTTTACTGCTAATCATACCGTACCCACGTTGGATGTAGACCAGAGCACAGTCTTAAAAGATGCGGCCAAACTCGGGCCATTCCACAAACCACATCTGGACCTCATCTGGAAGGACAACGGTGCTAATGGTGATGAAGCTGAGAAAAACAATGCAAGTTCAGATGAGGATCCTGAAGAACTCACCAAGTTCAGCAGACGTTCAGCATCTATCCAAGGTGTTTCTGATGAGGAGCTGGAAGAGGACATGGAAAGATTTAAACTTGAG GTTGGCAGGGAGACGACAAGGATTGCTATGCTAGTGCACAAATTTAGTACTTCCTGGGATACTGGTGGAACGGCATTGGAGGAAGTGGGTCCTGAGAAACCTGAGACCAGAGCAAGAGCTATTTGCCAGGAACAGCAGCCTGTGGCCACCAAGAG CACCAACGGGACACCAGTGCAATTGCACCTCCCACTCCAGCAGACCTACAATAGCAACAGACAGGAGGGCCAAGCTGTAGAGGAGACCTTACAGCTGGAGCTGGTCAGAGGGGCCCAGGGCAGCAGAGCCCCTCAGACCAACACTCATGTCAATGGAGATCCTCTTTCTGTGTTTGATGATAGCACTTTAAGTGAAGTGTCGGACGATGAAGGAAG GTTTCCAACCAGCGGGAAACAGAAAACTGAG AACCCTGAAGTTGAGATGGCAGAAGACTTTGATGAACTCACTCAGTCATCCGACACAGCTACAGATGACATTGACTCTCCCACTTCAGGTTATCGTCACGCATCCCTCCTCATTCAGAAGCTGGACTCAGCCACTTTGG ACTCGAGAAGCATGGTGAAACTGCAGAACATTTTCCACGAATATGAGCGCTCCATCCAAAAGGCAAGGAGTCGCCATGGGTACCTGGCAGACAAGGTGAGCCATCTGGAGATGGAGAGGGCGGAGTTGAAGAGCTCTTTGGAGGAAGTTAAAGATGTTAAATCTGCCTTGGAGCGCAACCAGCTGGAACTGCAGACTGAAGTCACAAACCTCAA ATTTCAGCTGAAACAAGAGCAGGAAAATCGCCGCAACGCCACCATGATGTACAACACAACCCGAGATAAGCTCAGGAGGATGGAGGAGCAGCATCAGCTGGAGGTTCAGGAGAGACAAAAGGTGGAGCTCACCCTCAGGAATCTGGAGCTGGAGATGAGAACACTGGTCAACAACATTAAACAG CTCGAAGAggaccacagtgagagccagaGACTGCTGGCTCAGGAGCGCAGTGCTCGGACGCTGCAGGAGAATCTGCTCAACAGCCATCTCCGTAAGCAGCAAGAGATAGAAGACGAGAACAAAAGAAATATGAGCAAAAGCAATGAG GCTTTGTCCCAGCTCACTGAAGCCAGTGACAGGGAGAGGGAGTTGCTCCAGCAGACTGCTACCTTCCAGGAGCAGCTGACCAGCCTGAGAACAGACCTCGAGCGTTCGCAGGCCAACAGCAGTCTCAAAGAGAGCCATCTTTTGGAAGAGAACGAGGCCCTCAAAGAACAGCTAGAAGACGCTCGTCGAGATCTCAAACTCAACAGTGAAGCCCTGACCCAAACTGTCTTCAACTGCAATAACCAGGTGACCACGCTGAAGTCTGAGTTAGCTTTAACAACAACCCGGCTGGAAAATGAGCGGCAGACTCGCGAAGCACTGGATGCAGAGGTGGAGTCCACTCGTACCCGCCTGGCTGGAGCCATGAAGGAGGCAGAGCTTTGCCGGGCAGCTAACACAGACACCGAGAGAGCTCTGCTCCGGGAGAAAGATGAACACCAGCGTCTTAAAGACCGATTCGCAG gtGAAGCAGCCAATCAGCGCGAGGCAGTCAGCACCCTGTCACAGAAGCTGGCCAAGGCAGAGACTCGTGCAAACAGCATGGAAAATGAAGTTCATCGAGCCACACTGCAGCTGACGGAGAAGGGCCTGCTGCTGGAGGTCCTGCAGCGGGAGAAGGACCAGGCAGCTTTACGTGTCAAGGAATTAGAAGCGGCTCTGCAGGCCGAGAGAGAGCTGGTCAGCCGTGCCGGAGCACGCCAAGAGGCCGCGCAGGAGCGACTTGCCCAAACACAGAGCGAGTGCATGCTACTGCGGCAACAGCTAGAGGAGGCCCAAAACAAAGGTGTTGCAAAGGAGCGTGCTGTTACAGATGCCCAAGAGCGCTTCAGTGACATTCTGTCCAAGCTGCACTCTGACAGCGAAGAGAGAGTGCAACTAGTGGAGGAGAGAAATAAGGAGCTCGCCAGTAAGGCTGCTGATCTTCGAGATCAGATCTACAAGTTAGAGGAAGAGAAGAGCGAAAGAGAG ACAAGTGTAAGGCAGCTGCAGCAGGAGCTAGCTGACTCACTCAAGAAGCTGTCAATGAGTGAAGCTTCTCTGGAGGTCAATACACGCTATCGTAATGACCTGGAAGAGGAGAAGGCTCGCCTCTTTAAAGACTTGGACAGGCTCAAAGGAAAG CTGGAGGAAAGCGAAGACCAGTATGTGCAGGCGGAGAGACGTATTAACAGTCTAAAGAGCTGTCTGGATGAAAAGGAGAAGCAACTCGCCACTGCTGCTCAGAAACAGCAGGAGGTGCTGTCCGCCTTAGCAGTTTCTGATACCACCATCAAACAGCTGGAGGAAGCTGTGCAAAG GCTCGAGATAGAGAACGCCAGGCTGGAAGCTGCTGCAAAGCAACAGTCCAACAAAATTGATGCACTTCAGAAAGGGGCTCAGGAATTTGCCATG CTATCTGATCGCTCACCTGGAGGAGGGGTTGGTATTGTGGAT GTCCGAGGTCATTTGGAGGACTTGGTTACAAACCTCCAAAGCAGTAAGATGACTTTGGAAGACCAACTCAGTCGAGAG GTCCAGAAGCAAAGCATGCTGTCTCACACAGCCCATGACTCCCAGGCCTTGTGGGAGGAGGAGCTGAAGAGCCGCTCTAAGTTAGGACTGCGCCTGGCAGAGCTTGAAAAGGAAAAAGGAGACCTGAGCACCCAG ATGGAaatggaaaagaagaaagccaAGAAAATAGCAGAGCAGAAGAAGGCTGTGGACACCCGGCTGGATCAAGAGATGAAGAGAAACACAGAGCTCCAAAAAGAAATGTACAG GTTGCGTACTGTATTGAAGACTGCAAAGAAGAAATTGCGGGATCAGGACACAGGTGGAGCAGAATTTGGCTCTCCTATGAGCAGTCTACGGGTGGACCAAGGCAGACACAGCCAAGCAGAGGGTGCCCTTGGACGATTGAAAGAaaag GTGGATGATCTGCAGATGCAACTGGAAAAGGAAGGGTCCCGTCGCAGCCAGCTAGAGAAGGTGAACGGGGACCTTAAGGATCAGCTGGCCTCCCTGAAGAGCTTGAGCCGCAGTAATGAGCACCTGGAGAGGGGTAAGAGGcagctggaggaggaagtgCTGGACCTGAGACATCGAATGGAGGCCGCTCAGATGGAGCAGAGCCAGGTGGAGCAGTACCGCCGTGACGCAGAGGAGCGGGCCCGTCAGGAGATCCAACAGAAACTGGAGCAGGTCAACATCTTCCTGCAG TCGCAGGCAGCATCCCAGGAAGCATTGGATCAGATTAAAGCGACCAATGAGACCAACCTGCGTTCCCAGCTGGAGCAGAAGATCCGGGAGCTGGAGGGGGAACTGGGCCGGGTCCGCACCACCCATCATGACAGCCTCAACCAAAGAGAATCCACACGCACGGAGCTAGAGCGATACCGCCAGCTCTACACAGAGGAGCTGCGTGGCCGCAAGTCCCTGGCTGCCAAACTAGAGAG GGCCAACAGTCGTCTCGCAGAAGCCAATTCTAAGTTGCTCAACGAGCGCAGCAGGTCTCTGATCACCAGCAGCATCGCAAACGGTAGCCTTGGAGGGCCCTCGCTGGACCTGGGCTCTTTGGGTTCCCCAGCACACTACGGGGCCACACTGGGGCCCCTCAACAGGAGCCTAGGCTTGGGACTCTCCCTCCTCAGCCCTGTAACTGAGGGGCAGAACAGCCGGGTGGAGGACTACCTTGCCAAG